In the genome of Oceanivirga salmonicida, the window AAAATTTCTTTCTGTATTTTCGTTAATTATGCTTGTTAATGTTTATTTAGGAGACTTTACAAAAGTTATTATTAAACCTTTATCACCTACTAATATAAATCATAATATTAATTTTTTTATATTTCTTAGTTTAATAATGTTGCCAATAATAGAAGAGCTACTATTTAGGGGCTTACTATTAAACTCTCTTGAAAAATATGGTTATAAAGTAGCGATAGTTATTCAAGCATTTTTCTTTGCCTTTGTTCACATAGAAAATGTAGCAATTTTTGCTATGATAGTGATTGGAATAATTTTCGGTTATGTAGCATATGAATATTCTATAAAATATTCAATAATTATGCATTTTTTTATGAATTTAATAGTTACAAATCAAACTATATATTATTTATATATTCCCAAAACAGCTATAAATTCTTTTATTTATGAATCAATAATTTATTTAATAATTATATTTTATATAATAACCTTTATAATTAATTTCTTTATTTATATAGTGCGTTTATCTAAAATAGATTTAGAGAGTATAAAAAAATATTTGAAAAACTATAAAGTACTTAATATAATCATATTATTTGTATTCATTATCACAAGATTTT includes:
- a CDS encoding CPBP family intramembrane glutamic endopeptidase, which codes for MTKAKGTLYLVLMYISYGVFRFLNLLAYDTTHLEIFKFIHEYLIIIWIMFIPILYSSIRHVEIFKTKNKMSVLKFLSVFSLIMLVNVYLGDFTKVIIKPLSPTNINHNINFFIFLSLIMLPIIEELLFRGLLLNSLEKYGYKVAIVIQAFFFAFVHIENVAIFAMIVIGIIFGYVAYEYSIKYSIIMHFFMNLIVTNQTIYYLYIPKTAINSFIYESIIYLIIIFYIITFIINFFIYIVRLSKIDLESIKKYLKNYKVLNIIILFVFIITRFLV